One Mesotoga sp. Brook.08.105.5.1 genomic region harbors:
- a CDS encoding 4Fe-4S binding protein: protein MPWVREDMCTGCGLCIKACPVEGAIVMKAGKAYINNALCTRCGDCFSACPVNAIRSNSENPSLRAGGGGYGIGRGTGPGQGRGLGRGMGGGRRGGGQGKGMGGQGGR from the coding sequence TTGCCTTGGGTAAGAGAAGATATGTGTACCGGATGCGGACTGTGTATCAAAGCCTGTCCGGTGGAAGGAGCAATCGTAATGAAGGCGGGCAAGGCGTACATAAACAACGCGCTTTGCACCAGATGCGGGGATTGTTTCAGTGCCTGTCCGGTGAATGCAATAAGGTCAAACTCTGAAAATCCCTCTCTTAGAGCCGGTGGAGGGGGATACGGCATCGGCCGTGGAACCGGTCCTGGACAGGGAAGAGGACTGGGACGAGGTATGGGGGGAGGCAGACGCGGAGGAGGACAGGGAAAGGGCATGGGAGGACAGGGAGGAAGATAG
- a CDS encoding radical SAM protein — MIRLSHIYGVVPSRRLGRSLGVCTIPFKTCNYSCIYCQLGRTTNMTNTRQTFYPPEDILSEARTFIEAHGEESFDVVTVVGEGEPTLYKPLDSIVNGLRELTAKPLVLITNGSLLFERSLREEIMDFDIVMPTFDAIDGESFRKINRPFGKLRYKRVYNGLLEFSKEFKGEIWLEVMLVKDYNDSDKFLGELKNRIELLAPARVYINVPARPPAEENVEIPEEETLRYARALLKAESIENLPVSSFTTSEKKALDAVIEIIKRHPMSEKDIKSFVEAEFNEESVGDLLKRLSKNPNVEKNSYRGKDFYRYILAGRRSGG; from the coding sequence GTGATTCGTTTGAGTCATATATACGGAGTGGTGCCTTCAAGAAGACTTGGCAGATCGCTTGGGGTCTGTACGATACCGTTCAAGACATGCAATTACTCGTGTATTTACTGCCAGCTAGGAAGAACGACGAATATGACCAATACCAGGCAGACCTTCTATCCGCCTGAGGATATTCTATCCGAGGCAAGAACGTTTATAGAGGCTCACGGTGAAGAGTCGTTCGACGTTGTGACGGTTGTCGGAGAAGGTGAACCGACTCTGTACAAGCCATTGGATTCCATAGTGAATGGACTAAGAGAACTGACAGCCAAGCCGCTTGTGCTAATCACAAATGGCTCTCTTTTATTTGAGAGATCATTGAGAGAAGAGATAATGGATTTCGATATTGTGATGCCGACCTTCGATGCCATTGACGGGGAGAGCTTCAGAAAAATAAACAGACCCTTTGGAAAGCTAAGGTACAAAAGAGTATACAATGGTTTGCTAGAGTTTTCGAAGGAATTCAAAGGTGAAATCTGGCTGGAAGTAATGCTCGTAAAGGATTACAACGACAGTGACAAATTTCTTGGAGAACTGAAGAATAGGATCGAACTGCTGGCCCCGGCAAGAGTGTACATAAATGTTCCTGCCAGGCCACCGGCAGAAGAAAATGTAGAAATACCTGAAGAAGAGACGCTTAGATATGCCCGCGCTCTTCTGAAGGCGGAGAGTATCGAGAACCTCCCGGTCAGCAGCTTCACTACCTCTGAGAAAAAAGCGCTGGATGCAGTGATCGAGATCATCAAGCGCCATCCGATGTCGGAGAAAGACATAAAGAGTTTTGTGGAGGCGGAGTTCAATGAGGAATCGGTCGGAGATCTTCTGAAGAGACTTAGCAAGAATCCGAACGTCGAGAAGAACTCCTATCGCGGGAAGGATTTTTACAGATACATCCTTGCAGGAAGACGATCAGGAGGATGA
- a CDS encoding NifB/NifX family molybdenum-iron cluster-binding protein — MGKLIAIGTNDGFKLNDDHFGQSRYYDIYELDEGKCAVKLGARPNPYFENHKHAELDEILQVIGDCPVWIGAAMGQGSLKKLAEMDYEPVILEPMTIEEALKAYLEK, encoded by the coding sequence ATGGGAAAGTTAATCGCAATCGGGACCAACGACGGTTTCAAATTAAACGACGACCACTTCGGGCAGTCAAGGTACTACGACATTTATGAGCTTGACGAAGGCAAATGCGCCGTCAAGCTGGGAGCAAGGCCTAATCCTTATTTCGAGAATCATAAGCATGCGGAACTCGACGAGATCCTCCAGGTTATCGGTGACTGCCCTGTATGGATCGGGGCAGCAATGGGACAGGGATCGCTGAAAAAGCTCGCCGAGATGGACTACGAGCCGGTGATTCTAGAGCCGATGACAATTGAAGAGGCATTGAAGGCGTATCTGGAAAAATGA
- a CDS encoding LacI family DNA-binding transcriptional regulator has translation MARVTIKDVAVSLGLSASTVSRALNDKGDVDPKTRKKVKEKALELGYFPNMVAKALKGKALGLLGVVIDDNANPFYAEVVKGMERQAREYGFHLLLVNTSADYEEQVFAVDFLQSKGVDGILIAPVDDTKPYEMEALRVPFVVVGRHFEEGDFVEVYNDEVLGGYLATKRLLDGGRRNIVTIQPAMNIYPTRGRSEGYRKALMEFSAELYSQSRELKSSPEQAGNSLKEYIKTQGLPDAIFAYNDMYALEAITCLKGRKLRVPEDVAVVGYDDIPYSVYVHPALTSVALDKEWMGKTSVELLVRMVQGEELKKKKYIQKPVLRVRDSG, from the coding sequence ATGGCACGTGTCACTATAAAGGATGTGGCTGTATCTCTCGGTTTGTCGGCATCCACCGTTTCCAGGGCGCTTAATGACAAGGGCGATGTCGATCCGAAAACGAGAAAGAAAGTGAAAGAAAAGGCCTTGGAGCTGGGGTACTTTCCAAACATGGTGGCAAAGGCTCTGAAGGGGAAGGCGCTGGGACTGCTTGGAGTTGTGATAGACGACAACGCTAATCCCTTCTACGCCGAAGTGGTGAAGGGAATGGAACGCCAGGCAAGGGAATACGGTTTTCATCTCCTTCTGGTGAACACTTCCGCCGATTACGAAGAACAGGTCTTCGCTGTCGATTTTCTTCAGAGCAAGGGTGTCGATGGTATTCTGATAGCCCCGGTAGATGACACCAAGCCATACGAAATGGAGGCTCTCAGAGTGCCGTTCGTGGTTGTCGGAAGGCATTTCGAAGAGGGAGATTTCGTAGAGGTGTACAACGATGAGGTTCTTGGAGGTTATCTGGCCACGAAGCGTCTCCTCGACGGGGGCAGGCGCAACATTGTCACCATACAGCCGGCGATGAACATTTATCCGACGCGCGGAAGAAGTGAAGGTTACCGAAAGGCTCTAATGGAGTTTTCCGCAGAACTTTACAGCCAGTCCCGCGAGTTGAAGTCTTCTCCCGAACAGGCCGGAAATTCCCTGAAAGAGTATATCAAGACACAGGGATTGCCCGATGCCATCTTCGCTTACAACGATATGTACGCGCTCGAAGCTATAACCTGCCTGAAAGGAAGGAAACTGAGGGTTCCCGAAGACGTGGCCGTGGTCGGTTACGACGACATTCCCTATTCGGTGTATGTCCATCCCGCTCTGACGAGCGTCGCGCTTGACAAAGAGTGGATGGGCAAAACCAGTGTCGAACTGCTTGTGAGAATGGTTCAGGGTGAGGAGTTGAAAAAGAAAAAGTACATACAGAAACCCGTTCTCAGAGTCAGGGACTCTGGGTAG
- a CDS encoding ABC transporter substrate-binding protein: protein MKRFFLVSLIGLLLLSVSAFGVITLEFWTGFTGPDGRFMQELVNRFNQEHKDEIQVNMSTMLWADYNTKVPIALASGKGPDVGVAAIDNLRSFVSQGMLLPLDSYLGIMGIKEGDIVSSVWDATHVDGSIYGISLDVHPLVFYWNKELFREAGLDPENPPMTREAFIEAAKALTKDTNGDGTIDQWGTMIPVGWPNYFIWFSAFFSNGGELFNEDLTKATFASPAGMDAMQFLVDLVFKYKVSPEKVQVDADIDAFKRGTCAMEFNGIWMLTNYMEVDGLEFGAGPVPQFGSERPANWAGSHTLVIYKQRKQDLEKTEAAARFIGWISNHSYDWALAGQIPVNVSVQNSEQFQALPYHSSIAKGVANVVFPPFFPKYGDSTGPIWEALNLAILGQKTVEQALKDAEKISNEILQD, encoded by the coding sequence ATGAAAAGGTTTTTTCTAGTTTCTTTGATCGGTTTGCTGCTGCTCTCGGTGTCGGCCTTTGGAGTAATTACACTTGAATTCTGGACCGGCTTCACCGGACCGGACGGGAGGTTCATGCAGGAACTGGTTAACCGGTTCAACCAGGAACACAAAGACGAGATACAGGTGAACATGAGTACCATGCTCTGGGCCGATTACAACACGAAGGTGCCGATAGCTCTCGCGAGCGGGAAGGGACCTGATGTCGGAGTCGCAGCCATCGACAATCTGAGGAGTTTTGTGAGTCAGGGCATGCTCCTGCCTCTTGACAGTTATCTGGGGATCATGGGTATCAAGGAGGGCGATATCGTCTCCTCGGTCTGGGACGCGACCCATGTGGACGGAAGTATCTACGGGATCTCTCTGGACGTTCATCCCCTGGTTTTCTACTGGAACAAGGAACTCTTCAGAGAGGCCGGACTGGATCCGGAGAATCCGCCTATGACGCGCGAGGCTTTCATCGAGGCGGCGAAAGCGCTTACCAAAGACACCAACGGCGACGGCACGATAGACCAGTGGGGCACGATGATTCCAGTCGGTTGGCCGAACTACTTCATTTGGTTCTCGGCCTTCTTCTCCAACGGTGGAGAGCTTTTCAATGAAGATCTCACGAAAGCCACTTTTGCCAGTCCCGCCGGTATGGACGCCATGCAGTTCTTGGTAGATCTTGTTTTCAAGTACAAAGTCTCTCCAGAAAAGGTGCAGGTCGATGCCGATATCGACGCTTTCAAGAGAGGAACCTGCGCAATGGAATTCAACGGAATCTGGATGCTCACAAACTACATGGAAGTAGATGGGCTAGAATTCGGCGCAGGTCCGGTGCCGCAGTTCGGTTCGGAAAGACCGGCAAACTGGGCCGGCTCTCATACGCTGGTGATTTACAAACAGAGGAAACAGGATCTGGAGAAAACTGAGGCCGCCGCCAGGTTCATCGGCTGGATAAGCAACCACAGTTATGATTGGGCTCTCGCCGGGCAGATACCGGTCAACGTATCCGTTCAGAACAGCGAGCAATTCCAGGCACTTCCATATCACAGTTCCATTGCAAAGGGTGTCGCGAACGTCGTCTTCCCGCCATTTTTCCCCAAGTACGGAGATTCGACAGGCCCGATATGGGAGGCGCTGAACCTGGCCATCCTGGGTCAGAAGACCGTCGAGCAGGCTTTGAAAGACGCTGAAAAGATCAGCAACGAAATTTTGCAGGATTGA
- a CDS encoding sugar ABC transporter permease, protein MNTKKAVPYLLLLPHAVFFGIFFIFPLFKSLYMSFTEWGLFQGMIKYVGLDNYARLFDFGGYRSQYFWSAIWVTVQFVLYSVPVLVSVSLALALILNNRKLKMKSFHLTAFFLPTALSVTVVAVMWRWILNVHSGLLNYLLGFFGIEKIPWLTDLPWVWGAIIIATVWWTVGWNTVIFLGGLSKIPEPLYDSAKVDGANAFRRFLNVTLPGLKQVMMFVVITQVLAGFGLFAQPQLMTGGGPGRATIPIMLHIYGEAFNPSRPRMGYATAMSLITGVIIVSVTFIQYFLFTRKSKEER, encoded by the coding sequence TTGAACACCAAAAAGGCGGTTCCTTATTTGCTCCTGTTACCGCACGCGGTTTTTTTTGGGATCTTTTTCATCTTTCCGCTTTTCAAGAGCCTGTATATGAGTTTTACCGAGTGGGGGCTCTTTCAGGGAATGATCAAATACGTCGGTCTGGACAACTACGCCAGACTTTTCGACTTCGGTGGTTACCGTTCGCAGTACTTCTGGAGTGCCATCTGGGTCACTGTGCAGTTCGTTTTGTACTCGGTACCGGTACTCGTGTCCGTTTCTCTGGCGCTGGCCCTGATTCTCAACAACAGAAAATTGAAGATGAAGAGCTTCCACCTCACGGCCTTCTTCTTGCCTACGGCCCTCTCGGTGACGGTTGTGGCCGTCATGTGGAGGTGGATATTGAACGTTCATTCCGGTCTTTTGAATTATCTGCTGGGCTTCTTCGGAATCGAAAAGATACCATGGTTGACCGATCTTCCCTGGGTCTGGGGAGCGATAATCATCGCGACCGTCTGGTGGACTGTAGGGTGGAACACGGTTATTTTTCTGGGTGGACTGTCGAAGATACCGGAACCGCTTTACGACTCGGCAAAAGTAGACGGCGCCAACGCATTCAGAAGGTTTTTGAACGTGACGCTGCCAGGTTTGAAACAGGTCATGATGTTCGTGGTCATAACACAGGTTCTGGCCGGGTTCGGTCTCTTTGCACAGCCGCAACTCATGACCGGAGGAGGCCCGGGAAGGGCGACCATCCCGATAATGCTTCATATCTACGGTGAAGCCTTCAACCCCTCCAGACCGAGAATGGGCTATGCCACTGCCATGTCGCTTATAACCGGTGTGATCATCGTTTCAGTCACGTT